In Candidatus Terasakiella magnetica, the following are encoded in one genomic region:
- a CDS encoding carbamoyltransferase family protein, whose translation MPLTNHINKKEVILGIGGYTCDSGACLMIDGEIISAVEEERFTRVKHQGGWPTFSIASVLKEAGISKHDIDHVSFCYDPKLRLKNRLPDYLSNMFSAPKASLAMIKHELMFVARFKRQLMKFQKETGCQVHYLRHHLVHAASSFFGSPFEKAAFYTIDMRGEWDTNLWGMGTDNKMKVLGSTSWPHSLGMFYAGITQHLGFGNGDEFKVMGLASYGKPRFVEDMRKVIYPVGDGHFEINEKLFLQHKTYGRGTSSYFSKGFFDLFGPARKKEETVTQEHMDLAASAQLAMEECVYHQLDYIQPRVDVESLCISGGVGLNGVLNNGIYENTPFKHLYIPSVSGDNGLSLGGCLYVRHQILGHKRGKPIMRADYGTHWSTEDVLKLVEPVKLPFEILDDRVGTAAQLILDGNIVGWFQGRMEYGARALGHRSILANPTLSTMKAEINKCVKFREEFRPFAPAVIEEQADKYFHIHDPLPFMTTVCRVKDKGREKLPATTHIDNTSRVQTVNRDCHPLYWDLINKFGEKSGVPVVLNTSFNVMGEPVVENPAQAIKCFLSSGMDALVIENVLLQKKW comes from the coding sequence ATGCCCCTAACGAATCACATTAATAAAAAAGAAGTTATCCTGGGTATCGGTGGATATACTTGTGATTCTGGTGCGTGTTTGATGATTGATGGAGAAATAATCTCAGCTGTGGAAGAAGAACGTTTTACGAGGGTAAAACATCAGGGTGGGTGGCCTACGTTTTCAATTGCTTCAGTATTGAAAGAGGCAGGTATTTCAAAGCATGATATTGATCATGTATCATTTTGTTATGATCCTAAATTACGGCTAAAAAATCGTTTGCCGGATTATCTGAGCAATATGTTTTCAGCACCTAAAGCCTCCTTGGCAATGATTAAGCATGAATTAATGTTTGTTGCCCGTTTCAAGCGGCAACTGATGAAATTTCAAAAGGAGACAGGCTGTCAAGTCCATTACCTGCGTCACCATTTAGTGCATGCTGCATCATCCTTTTTTGGTAGTCCGTTTGAGAAAGCAGCTTTTTATACAATTGATATGCGCGGTGAGTGGGATACAAACCTTTGGGGCATGGGAACGGATAATAAAATGAAGGTCCTTGGCTCAACGTCTTGGCCTCACTCTCTTGGCATGTTTTATGCAGGTATTACGCAACATTTGGGTTTTGGAAATGGTGACGAGTTCAAGGTTATGGGATTGGCTTCTTATGGTAAGCCACGTTTTGTAGAGGATATGCGTAAGGTTATTTATCCTGTTGGGGATGGACATTTTGAAATTAATGAAAAACTATTCCTCCAGCATAAAACTTATGGTCGTGGGACGAGTAGTTATTTCTCAAAAGGTTTTTTTGACCTCTTTGGGCCTGCACGTAAGAAAGAAGAAACGGTGACACAGGAACATATGGATTTGGCTGCATCGGCACAATTGGCTATGGAAGAATGTGTCTATCATCAACTGGATTATATACAACCCAGGGTAGACGTAGAGAGCCTTTGTATTTCTGGTGGTGTTGGGTTGAATGGTGTGTTGAACAATGGTATTTATGAAAATACACCTTTTAAGCATTTGTATATTCCATCAGTTTCTGGCGATAATGGTTTGTCTTTAGGGGGGTGTCTTTATGTTCGTCATCAAATTTTGGGACATAAACGCGGAAAGCCCATTATGCGGGCTGATTATGGGACCCATTGGTCAACTGAAGATGTTCTGAAACTTGTCGAGCCTGTTAAATTACCATTTGAAATCTTGGATGATCGTGTTGGGACAGCCGCACAGCTTATTCTGGATGGAAATATTGTTGGCTGGTTTCAGGGACGGATGGAATATGGTGCACGGGCTCTAGGTCACCGTTCAATTTTGGCAAATCCAACATTGTCTACAATGAAAGCGGAGATTAATAAATGTGTAAAATTCAGAGAGGAATTTAGACCCTTTGCTCCAGCGGTAATTGAAGAACAAGCTGATAAATATTTTCATATTCATGATCCGCTTCCCTTCATGACAACAGTTTGTAGAGTAAAGGATAAAGGGCGAGAAAAACTGCCTGCGACGACACATATTGATAATACGTCCCGAGTACAGACTGTTAATCGTGACTGTCATCCACTTTATTGGGATCTTATTAATAAGTTTGGCGAAAAATCTGGGGTTCCTGTTGTCCTTAATACATCTTTCAATGTGATGGGAGAACCCGTTGTTGAGAATCCTGCACAAGCAATAAAGTGTTTCCTATCAAGCGGTATGGACGCATTGGTTATTGAGAATGTTTTGTTGCAGAAAAAATGGTAA
- a CDS encoding glycosyltransferase: protein MAQSKTITYVIGTTDIGGAEMHLLRICTGLIPKGWNVTIFSLANAGKLAEAFAQTGATVVHPPSLTASGPLRKVFRLVQILLQTLRIFLHLLFSRPSIVHFFLPAAYLVGAPLAILAGSKIKLMSRRSLNLYQEKHPKLAKLEHWLHKKMDVILGNSRAVISNLKDDEQVHPAKLGLIYNGIETGLYQHTPSKTTLRDELKLNENALVFILVANLIPYKGHMDLINALGLVDDQLPEDWHLVCAGYDSGYLSKLKMRSTELGLNEKIHFLGQRQDIPDLLQASDVGLLCSHEEGFSNAILEAMASALAMVVTDVGGNGDVVEEGKSGFIVPAHNPEKLGKALVKISHDPQRLKEMGAYARSVIEKDFTLEHCVDQYDQLYQRLLTDKTIPAPIKINRPS from the coding sequence ATGGCCCAATCAAAAACGATTACCTATGTTATCGGCACCACTGATATCGGTGGTGCCGAAATGCATCTACTACGCATCTGCACAGGATTAATCCCCAAAGGCTGGAATGTGACTATCTTTTCCCTCGCCAATGCAGGGAAACTGGCAGAGGCTTTTGCACAAACTGGTGCCACAGTTGTTCATCCGCCGAGCCTTACTGCTTCTGGGCCTTTGCGCAAAGTGTTTCGTTTGGTGCAAATCCTGCTGCAAACCTTGCGGATTTTTCTACATCTGCTTTTTTCGCGCCCCAGCATCGTACATTTTTTCCTGCCTGCTGCCTATTTGGTTGGGGCCCCGCTTGCTATTTTAGCAGGCAGTAAAATAAAGCTGATGAGCCGACGTAGCCTCAACCTTTATCAAGAAAAACACCCCAAGCTTGCCAAGCTTGAACATTGGCTCCATAAAAAAATGGATGTTATTCTTGGAAATTCGCGTGCGGTTATCTCTAATTTAAAAGATGATGAACAGGTTCATCCGGCAAAATTAGGCTTGATTTATAACGGCATTGAAACCGGGCTTTATCAACATACGCCAAGTAAGACGACGCTTCGCGATGAACTCAAACTCAATGAAAACGCGCTTGTTTTCATCCTTGTTGCCAACCTCATTCCCTATAAAGGCCATATGGATTTAATCAATGCCTTAGGCCTTGTAGATGACCAACTACCTGAGGATTGGCATTTAGTATGCGCAGGATATGACAGCGGTTATTTATCTAAGCTAAAGATGCGCAGCACCGAGCTTGGGCTTAATGAGAAAATTCATTTTTTAGGCCAGCGCCAAGATATCCCAGACCTGCTCCAAGCCAGTGATGTTGGGCTTTTATGCTCTCACGAAGAAGGCTTTTCCAATGCCATTTTAGAAGCCATGGCAAGCGCTCTGGCGATGGTGGTGACAGATGTTGGTGGCAATGGTGATGTGGTGGAAGAAGGCAAAAGCGGCTTTATTGTCCCTGCCCACAACCCTGAAAAGCTTGGCAAAGCTCTTGTTAAAATCTCCCATGACCCACAAAGGTTAAAAGAGATGGGGGCTTATGCACGCAGTGTCATTGAAAAGGACTTTACCCTTGAGCATTGCGTTGATCAATATGACCAGCTCTATCAACGCTTACTCACCGACAAAACCATTCCAGCCCCAATTAAAATTAATCGACCTTCTTAA
- the purH gene encoding bifunctional phosphoribosylaminoimidazolecarboxamide formyltransferase/IMP cyclohydrolase — MATPIRRALLSVSDKTGLVDFAKALADKGVELLSTGGTYKALADAGIPVIEVSSHTGFPEIMDGRVKTLHPKIHGGLLALRDNDEHVKAMEAHEIAPIDLLAVNLYPFESTVAAGADFDTCIENVDIGGPAMIRAAAKNWQGVCTVVDVEDYALVLEELEANNGTTEAFRKKMSATAYARTGAYDAAISNWYAAQLDIEYPKRKVVAGELKQTMRYGENSHQSAAFYTTGENRPGVATAEQLNGKELSYNNANDTDAAFELVSEFKDDVACVIVKHANPCGVAIGDNMKDAYLRAYSCDTESAFGGIVAFNQKLNKETAEELAKIFLEVVIAPDFDDDALEVLKAKKNVRVLKTGGVADPADNAAMVKTLSGSLLVQSKDNEIFSDDFKVVTERQPTEEEMKDLRFAFTVCKHVKSNAIIYCKNNMTVGVGAGQMSRVNSCRIAAFRAEQAATTAGDDTSWAKGSVVASDAFFPFADGLIEAAEAGATCVIQPGGSIRDEEVIAAANERGLAMVFTGMRHFRH, encoded by the coding sequence ATGGCTACTCCCATCCGTCGTGCATTACTTTCTGTTTCCGATAAAACCGGACTTGTCGATTTTGCTAAAGCTTTGGCTGACAAAGGTGTTGAACTGCTTTCTACAGGCGGTACGTACAAGGCACTGGCTGATGCGGGCATCCCTGTGATTGAAGTTTCTTCTCACACGGGCTTTCCTGAAATTATGGACGGTCGTGTTAAAACCTTACACCCAAAAATCCACGGTGGCCTCTTGGCCCTGCGCGATAATGACGAGCATGTTAAGGCTATGGAAGCCCATGAGATTGCGCCGATCGATCTCTTGGCTGTAAACCTTTACCCGTTTGAATCAACCGTTGCAGCCGGTGCTGATTTTGACACTTGTATTGAAAATGTTGATATCGGTGGCCCAGCCATGATCCGCGCAGCGGCTAAAAACTGGCAAGGTGTCTGCACAGTCGTTGATGTTGAAGATTACGCGCTCGTTCTTGAAGAACTGGAAGCCAACAACGGCACAACTGAAGCATTTCGCAAAAAAATGTCGGCAACGGCATATGCGCGCACAGGCGCTTATGATGCCGCCATTTCAAACTGGTATGCCGCGCAGTTGGATATTGAATATCCAAAACGCAAAGTTGTTGCAGGTGAGCTTAAACAAACCATGCGCTATGGTGAAAACTCTCACCAATCAGCTGCCTTTTACACAACGGGTGAAAACCGCCCGGGTGTAGCAACGGCTGAACAGCTAAACGGTAAAGAGCTGTCTTACAACAATGCCAACGATACGGACGCAGCGTTTGAGCTGGTGTCTGAATTTAAAGACGATGTGGCTTGTGTAATCGTTAAACACGCCAACCCTTGCGGTGTGGCTATTGGCGATAATATGAAAGACGCTTACTTGCGCGCTTATTCTTGCGATACAGAAAGTGCCTTTGGCGGGATTGTGGCCTTTAACCAAAAGCTCAATAAAGAAACGGCTGAAGAGCTGGCGAAAATCTTCCTTGAAGTGGTTATCGCACCAGACTTTGATGATGATGCTTTGGAAGTGCTTAAAGCCAAAAAGAACGTACGCGTTCTTAAAACAGGCGGTGTGGCTGATCCGGCTGATAATGCAGCTATGGTTAAAACATTGTCCGGCAGCTTGCTGGTTCAATCTAAAGACAATGAGATTTTCTCTGATGACTTCAAGGTAGTGACGGAGCGTCAACCAACTGAAGAAGAGATGAAAGACCTCCGTTTTGCCTTCACCGTTTGTAAGCACGTGAAATCAAACGCCATCATCTATTGCAAAAACAACATGACTGTTGGTGTGGGTGCGGGTCAAATGAGCCGTGTAAACTCTTGTCGTATCGCAGCATTTCGCGCTGAACAAGCTGCCACAACGGCGGGCGATGACACATCATGGGCCAAGGGCTCAGTTGTGGCCTCTGATGCCTTCTTCCCCTTTGCAGATGGCTTGATTGAAGCTGCTGAAGCAGGGGCGACTTGCGTGATCCAGCCAGGTGGTTCCATTCGTGATGAAGAAGTCATTGCTGCTGCAAACGAACGTGGCCTTGCCATGGTCTTTACTGGCATGCGTCACTTCCGCCACTAA
- a CDS encoding glucosamine inositolphosphorylceramide transferase family protein encodes MKIKNMLKFLLPKTTKRKLIYIYNFIVNGYRRILHRIKHGTPAQVWTLGIRRHGEKKYKFIKPPKGRIYADPFLIEDDGKHYVFFEDCETGKMEGIISVAQVNEDCTLSAVRTVLSRDYHLSFPCVFKYDDDFFMIPETAQNRTIELYRAVSFPDIWEIHCIINEDIHALDNVLYHNDEGFWLFSNVVSKGNVSGVELNIFYSDSLNGPWYGHPKNPVLCDIKSARPAGKVFREGGRLLRPGQDCERCYGYAVTLKEITHLSREDYSEKNYRTILPEEVSPKAFCTHTLNKNSQFEIVDILKK; translated from the coding sequence ATGAAAATTAAAAATATGTTGAAGTTCCTTCTTCCAAAAACAACGAAGAGGAAATTGATTTATATATATAATTTTATAGTAAATGGTTATCGTCGAATATTGCATAGAATAAAGCATGGGACTCCCGCACAAGTTTGGACTTTAGGTATTCGTCGCCATGGTGAAAAAAAGTATAAGTTTATTAAACCACCTAAAGGGAGAATTTATGCCGATCCATTTCTGATAGAAGATGATGGAAAGCATTATGTTTTTTTTGAAGATTGTGAAACTGGAAAAATGGAGGGAATAATCTCAGTTGCTCAGGTAAATGAAGATTGTACCCTATCGGCAGTGAGAACAGTATTATCTAGAGATTACCATTTATCGTTCCCATGTGTTTTTAAGTATGACGATGATTTTTTTATGATACCTGAAACAGCTCAAAACAGAACGATTGAGCTGTATAGAGCTGTATCATTTCCCGACATATGGGAGATACATTGTATAATTAATGAAGATATACATGCGCTAGATAATGTACTTTACCATAACGATGAAGGTTTTTGGCTATTTTCAAATGTTGTTTCAAAAGGGAATGTTTCAGGTGTTGAGTTGAATATTTTTTATTCTGACAGCTTAAATGGACCTTGGTACGGGCATCCTAAAAATCCTGTTCTATGTGATATTAAGTCGGCGCGACCAGCAGGGAAAGTTTTTCGCGAGGGCGGGCGGCTTTTACGACCCGGGCAGGATTGTGAGAGATGTTATGGATATGCTGTAACTTTAAAGGAAATTACTCACCTTTCTCGTGAAGACTATAGTGAAAAAAACTACCGAACAATCTTGCCAGAAGAAGTTAGCCCTAAAGCATTCTGTACTCATACACTGAATAAAAACAGTCAATTCGAGATAGTTGATATACTAAAAAAATAA
- a CDS encoding RsmB/NOP family class I SAM-dependent RNA methyltransferase: protein MPRRIAYDVLCQVLGKKRPLDEAFNSHPHLEKLSPKAKAFSRALVTATIRNKGFIDHLIDGCLDKRPKGHARNILNIMRLGVAQLYFMHVPAHAAVNESLHLTNYAKLVQYKKLTNAVLRRIDREKEEYPAEVIARKNMPDWLYESWENAYGAEVAIEIAKAHLTEAALDITPKYADEAEIWAKRLNGEILDNGSVRLSTGGRIEELDGYSNGSWWVQDAAATQAVKMLGNVTGKTVLDLCAAPGGKTMQLAAAGADVIAVDKNKNRLKRLEENMERTRVTAEVVEADLMEWEPADFVDAILLDAPCTATGTLRRHPDGLWTKKSEDIRAMADIQGTLWHRASHWVKPGGKIVYCTCSLQPEEGELMLKAFLKGHKNFEQEGEVYRSLPSQGKDGFFAAVVKKVD, encoded by the coding sequence ATGCCCCGTCGTATTGCCTATGATGTCCTTTGTCAGGTTCTTGGGAAAAAACGCCCGTTAGATGAAGCTTTTAACAGCCATCCTCATTTGGAAAAGCTCTCACCCAAAGCAAAGGCCTTTTCACGCGCGCTGGTGACCGCCACGATCCGCAATAAAGGGTTTATTGATCATCTGATTGATGGGTGTCTGGATAAAAGACCAAAAGGCCATGCGCGCAATATCCTCAACATCATGCGCTTGGGTGTGGCACAGCTCTATTTTATGCATGTTCCGGCCCACGCCGCGGTTAATGAATCGTTGCATCTGACCAATTATGCCAAGCTGGTGCAGTATAAAAAGCTGACAAATGCGGTGTTGCGCCGTATTGATCGCGAGAAAGAAGAATATCCAGCGGAAGTGATTGCACGCAAAAACATGCCTGACTGGCTTTATGAAAGTTGGGAAAATGCCTATGGGGCAGAGGTGGCGATAGAAATCGCCAAAGCCCACCTAACAGAAGCAGCCCTTGATATTACGCCAAAATATGCAGATGAGGCAGAGATTTGGGCCAAACGTTTAAACGGTGAAATCTTAGATAACGGCAGTGTGCGCCTTAGCACAGGTGGGCGTATTGAAGAATTGGACGGCTATAGCAATGGCTCATGGTGGGTGCAGGATGCGGCTGCCACACAAGCTGTTAAAATGCTCGGGAATGTGACGGGTAAAACCGTGCTTGACCTATGTGCTGCACCGGGGGGTAAAACCATGCAATTGGCCGCCGCTGGGGCGGACGTGATTGCGGTTGATAAAAATAAAAACCGCTTAAAACGCCTTGAAGAAAATATGGAACGCACCCGGGTCACAGCTGAAGTTGTAGAAGCTGACTTGATGGAGTGGGAACCCGCTGATTTTGTTGATGCGATTTTGCTTGATGCGCCATGTACGGCCACAGGTACCTTGCGCCGCCACCCAGATGGGCTTTGGACCAAAAAGTCAGAAGACATCCGCGCCATGGCCGATATCCAAGGCACCCTTTGGCACCGCGCGTCCCATTGGGTGAAACCGGGTGGAAAAATCGTTTATTGCACCTGTTCGCTACAGCCAGAAGAAGGCGAGCTTATGCTCAAAGCCTTCCTTAAAGGCCATAAGAATTTTGAACAGGAAGGCGAGGTTTATCGCTCGCTTCCTTCACAAGGTAAAGACGGTTTCTTTGCAGCTGTGGTTAAGAAGGTCGATTAA
- a CDS encoding heavy metal-binding domain-containing protein, whose translation MIVTTTDNVEGKTVTEYCGIVSGEAILGANLFKDFFAGIRDVVGGRSGAYEKEFRKAKEAALEDMKAEAQELGADAVVAVDLDYEVIGGDQKTMLMVSANGTAVKF comes from the coding sequence ATGATCGTCACAACTACAGACAATGTCGAAGGTAAAACAGTCACTGAATACTGCGGTATTGTTTCTGGTGAAGCCATTTTAGGGGCCAACCTGTTTAAAGATTTCTTTGCCGGCATCCGCGATGTTGTGGGTGGGCGCTCAGGTGCCTATGAAAAAGAATTTCGCAAAGCCAAAGAAGCCGCCCTTGAAGACATGAAGGCCGAAGCCCAAGAACTTGGCGCAGATGCCGTTGTTGCAGTTGACCTTGATTATGAAGTCATCGGTGGCGACCAGAAAACCATGCTGATGGTTTCTGCCAACGGTACAGCAGTTAAGTTTTAA
- the acs gene encoding acetate--CoA ligase, protein MSDIYPVNPDIAAKAHADNEKYLEMYKQSVDNPEEFWGEHGKRIDWFKPYTKVKNSSFDGDVDIRWFEDGTTNVAYNCLDRHLEKRGDQVAIIWEGDDPSESENITYKDLHQRVNKLANAMKAQGVGKGDRVTLYMPMIPEAAVAMLACARIGAIHAIVFGGFSPDALADRIKGSGSKMVITADEGLRGGRKVPLKANADLAMDREGVESCIVVKRTGGDIDMKDGRDVWYDEVTAAASADCPAEEMNAEDPLFILYTSGSTGMPKGVQHCTGGYLVYAAMTHEYIFDYHEGDVYWCTADVGWVTGHSYIVYGPLANGATTLMFEGVPNYPTVSRFWEVCDKHKVNIFYTAPTAIRSLMREGKEPVEKCSLDTLRVLGSVGEPINPEAWNWYNEVVGKGNCPIVDTWWQTETGGILISPLPGATALKPGSATRPFFGVEPQLVDNDGNVLEGATDGNLCMTTSWPGMMRTCYGDHERFKQTYFSTYAGKYFTGDGARRDEDGYYWITGRVDDVINVSGHRMGTAEVESALVAHAKVAEAAVVGAPHDLKGQGIYVYVTLNAGEEPSDELKKELVKWVRQEIGPIASPDWLQWSPGLPKTRSGKIMRRILRKIAEDDFDALGDTSTLADPGVVDELIENRQNRQD, encoded by the coding sequence ACTAAAGTTAAAAACTCTTCTTTTGACGGTGACGTAGACATTCGTTGGTTCGAAGATGGTACAACAAACGTTGCTTACAACTGTTTGGACCGCCACCTCGAAAAACGTGGTGACCAAGTCGCAATCATCTGGGAAGGTGACGATCCTTCTGAGTCTGAAAACATCACATATAAAGACCTTCACCAGCGTGTGAACAAACTTGCAAACGCAATGAAAGCACAAGGCGTTGGCAAAGGTGACCGTGTTACTCTTTATATGCCAATGATCCCTGAAGCTGCTGTTGCCATGCTTGCATGTGCGCGCATCGGTGCGATCCACGCAATTGTATTTGGTGGTTTCTCACCTGACGCTTTGGCTGACCGTATCAAGGGCTCTGGCTCTAAAATGGTTATCACAGCTGACGAAGGCCTGCGTGGCGGTCGTAAAGTTCCATTGAAAGCCAATGCTGACCTTGCGATGGACCGTGAAGGCGTTGAGTCTTGTATCGTTGTGAAACGTACAGGCGGCGACATCGACATGAAAGACGGTCGTGACGTTTGGTACGATGAAGTAACAGCTGCTGCCTCTGCGGATTGCCCAGCTGAAGAAATGAACGCGGAAGACCCACTGTTCATTCTTTACACTTCTGGTTCAACGGGTATGCCAAAAGGCGTTCAGCACTGTACAGGTGGTTACCTTGTCTATGCAGCAATGACGCACGAGTATATCTTTGATTACCATGAAGGTGACGTTTACTGGTGTACAGCCGATGTGGGTTGGGTAACTGGTCACTCTTACATCGTATATGGTCCACTGGCGAACGGTGCGACAACATTGATGTTTGAAGGTGTTCCTAACTATCCAACAGTTTCTCGTTTCTGGGAAGTTTGTGACAAGCACAAAGTCAACATCTTCTACACAGCGCCAACTGCCATTCGCTCATTGATGCGTGAAGGTAAAGAGCCTGTTGAGAAATGTTCACTTGATACGCTTCGCGTACTGGGTTCTGTTGGTGAGCCAATCAACCCTGAAGCTTGGAACTGGTACAACGAAGTTGTTGGTAAAGGGAACTGCCCAATCGTGGATACATGGTGGCAGACTGAAACTGGCGGCATCCTGATTTCACCTCTTCCAGGTGCAACAGCACTGAAGCCGGGTTCTGCAACACGTCCATTCTTTGGTGTTGAACCACAATTGGTTGATAACGACGGTAACGTACTTGAAGGTGCCACAGACGGTAACCTCTGTATGACAACCTCTTGGCCTGGCATGATGCGTACATGTTATGGCGATCACGAGCGTTTCAAACAAACTTACTTCTCTACATATGCTGGTAAGTACTTCACTGGTGACGGCGCACGTCGTGACGAAGATGGCTACTACTGGATTACAGGTCGCGTAGATGACGTGATCAACGTATCTGGTCACCGTATGGGTACAGCTGAAGTTGAGTCTGCACTTGTGGCTCACGCAAAAGTGGCTGAAGCTGCTGTTGTGGGTGCACCGCACGACCTTAAAGGCCAAGGTATCTACGTTTACGTCACACTAAACGCTGGTGAAGAACCATCTGACGAGCTGAAGAAAGAGCTGGTTAAATGGGTTCGCCAAGAAATCGGCCCAATCGCTTCTCCAGATTGGCTACAATGGTCACCAGGCCTGCCTAAAACACGTTCTGGTAAGATCATGCGTCGTATCCTGCGTAAAATCGCTGAAGATGATTTTGACGCTTTGGGTGATACGTCCACACTTGCTGATCCAGGCGTTGTAGACGAACTGATCGAAAACCGTCAAAACCGTCAGGACTAA
- the htpX gene encoding zinc metalloprotease HtpX, which translates to MSYARTALLLAGMTGLFLVIGFMLGGESGMMIALVIALGMNAFSYWNSDKMILRMHGAREVDGQSAPVYYQMVAELARRAELPMPKVYIMENAQPNAFATGRNPENAAVAATTGLLNMLSEEELAGVMAHELAHVKNRDTLIMTITATIAGAISMLANFAFFFGGSNDEENNNPLGMFGTILIMIFAPMAAMLVQMLISRTREYEADRIGAEICGQPLWLASALNKLDKGASLIDNHAAENNPASAHLFIVNPLHMRKTDSLFSTHPNMDNRIDELKKMANSQPVKRSSRSKIPETNGKTKGPWG; encoded by the coding sequence ATGAGTTACGCACGCACTGCTTTACTTCTTGCCGGGATGACCGGGCTTTTCCTTGTGATTGGATTTATGCTGGGCGGTGAGTCCGGTATGATGATCGCTCTTGTTATTGCATTAGGCATGAATGCTTTTTCTTATTGGAATTCCGATAAGATGATCCTGCGCATGCATGGTGCGCGTGAAGTTGATGGGCAAAGCGCGCCTGTTTATTATCAAATGGTGGCAGAGCTTGCCCGACGTGCTGAGTTGCCCATGCCCAAAGTTTATATCATGGAAAATGCCCAGCCCAATGCCTTTGCCACCGGGCGTAATCCTGAAAATGCAGCTGTGGCGGCCACAACGGGCCTGTTAAATATGTTAAGCGAGGAAGAACTTGCGGGTGTGATGGCCCATGAGCTTGCCCATGTGAAAAATCGCGATACCTTGATTATGACGATTACGGCAACCATTGCAGGGGCTATTTCCATGTTGGCAAATTTCGCCTTTTTCTTTGGCGGGTCTAATGATGAGGAAAATAACAATCCTTTGGGCATGTTTGGCACCATCTTGATTATGATCTTTGCGCCCATGGCGGCCATGCTTGTGCAAATGCTGATTTCCAGAACCCGTGAATATGAAGCTGACCGCATTGGTGCAGAGATTTGTGGGCAGCCCCTGTGGCTTGCCAGTGCCTTGAATAAGCTCGATAAAGGCGCCTCGCTCATTGATAATCACGCAGCAGAAAATAATCCGGCAAGCGCGCATTTATTTATCGTCAATCCGCTTCATATGCGCAAAACCGATAGTCTCTTTTCCACCCATCCTAATATGGATAACCGTATTGATGAGCTGAAAAAAATGGCAAATTCTCAGCCCGTGAAGCGATCGAGTCGTTCTAAAATCCCTGAAACTAATGGCAAGACAAAAGGGCCTTGGGGCTAG
- a CDS encoding M23 family metallopeptidase, giving the protein MKFLTLLLWGCLFTLWCLPTNAMHHKKKGKKMMQAKAPYEYYEERGLFETGLKPIFPKEVTCARVASYFGSKTRYDGSKRNNSHHGYHNGMDISLQQGHHLLAMSDGEVVHKGSAGKLVGNYIWLKFSPNDSGMSQTIFARYQHLQRASPLEIGQRVKKGDIIGRSGKTGTIGGYFGSHGYPHLHLNLLVSQDGKYQTKGAMLGPKSMHYLDPIGLFVNTPLKSLDNHQLRQLPTEQKNVAIAVKTQFQFLPKEAKIIWPVTCPE; this is encoded by the coding sequence ATGAAATTTCTCACGCTGCTTTTATGGGGTTGCCTGTTCACGCTATGGTGTCTCCCAACAAATGCCATGCATCACAAGAAAAAGGGCAAGAAGATGATGCAGGCCAAGGCCCCTTATGAGTATTACGAAGAAAGAGGCCTCTTTGAAACCGGGCTCAAACCCATCTTTCCTAAAGAAGTCACCTGCGCAAGAGTTGCTTCTTATTTTGGGTCAAAAACTCGATATGATGGCTCAAAACGTAACAATTCTCACCATGGTTACCATAACGGAATGGATATCTCTCTTCAGCAGGGGCATCATTTACTTGCCATGAGTGATGGTGAAGTCGTCCATAAAGGTTCAGCCGGAAAACTTGTGGGGAATTATATCTGGCTCAAATTTTCACCAAACGATAGTGGCATGTCACAAACTATTTTTGCCCGTTATCAACACCTACAAAGAGCTAGCCCTTTAGAAATCGGCCAACGGGTCAAAAAAGGCGACATTATTGGTCGTTCTGGGAAAACTGGGACCATAGGAGGATATTTTGGTTCACACGGCTATCCGCATCTTCATCTTAACCTTTTGGTGAGCCAAGATGGTAAATATCAGACCAAAGGGGCAATGTTGGGGCCAAAATCAATGCATTATCTTGACCCTATCGGCCTGTTTGTGAACACACCACTCAAGAGTTTAGATAACCATCAACTTCGCCAACTCCCTACAGAGCAGAAAAATGTCGCAATTGCAGTAAAGACCCAATTTCAATTCCTTCCCAAAGAGGCAAAAATTATATGGCCTGTCACCTGCCCTGAATGA